The following DNA comes from Fervidibacillus albus.
TAGGGGAAGGAAGGCGAGGGGAGGTATGGGAAAGGGAATGTCTCGCCATAAAAGGTCATTTGCGTCCGTATGAAGAAGTGTATTCGGAATATGAAAAAGCTTATTTGCAAAGTATGAACCGTTTGAATTTGCCGGAAGATTTGCGAAAAATGATTCGAAATTATTTTTCGAATATAAAGCCGTAGATGGGGGAATATTATGTCGATTCAAGAGTATGAATCTGTCTTTTTGGAAGCGAAGACGAATTTGACGAAATTAAAGAAGGAAGTGCAACGTTTCATCGTAGGCCAAGAAGAAGTAATCGATCAACTATTATGGACGATGTTTTCCGGTGGGCATGCCCTTTTGGAAGGACTCCCTGGGCTAGGGAAAACGATGCTCGTCCGTTCCATTTCCGAATGCCTTGATTTATCCTTCCGTCGAATCCAATTCACCCCAGATTTGATGCCCACGGATATTACCGGAACGATGATGTTACAAAGGGACGAGTCGGGAAAGCAAAAATTTACCTTTCATGAAGGTCCGATTTTCCATCAAGTGATTTTAGCCGATGAGATTAACCGGGCGACGCCGAAAACCCAAAGCGCATTGCTCGAAGCGATGGGGGAACGTACCGTCACCATCATGGGCGAAACGAAGAAGATGAAAACACCATTTTTCGTTTTAGCTACCCAAAATCCGATTGACATGGAGGGAACGTATCCCCTACCGGAAGCCCAGAAGGATCGGTTTTTGAGTAAAATCCACGTCCCATATCCGACGAAGAAAGAATTAAAGGAGATCGTTTTGAAAACGACAGGGAAAGAGCGTGTCGTATTAAACGAAATAATGGATGGACGGGATGTCGTTCGTTATCAACAATTGGCAAAGGAAATTCTCATCTCCGAAGATTTGTTAAATATCGCTGTACAAATCGTTTCTGCTACCCATCCAGCAGAATCGTCTGCACCTGAACTAGTGAAACGTTACGTTCAATATGGAAGCGGACCGAGGGGGTTGCAAAGTCTTATTCAAATGGCGAAATGTCGTGCCCTTTTTTCCGGTCGATTTGCTGTTTCTACAGGAGATTTAAAACACGTATCATTCCCCGTTCTACGCCATCGAATTTATATGAATTTTGAAGGAGAGGCGGAAGGAATTACACCGGAGATGATCATTGAAAACGTGTTAGAAACAGTCACAGAAAACTGGAGGTGAGAAAATGCCGTCTGATTCGTATGAAGACTTTAGGAAACGAAAGCTCGTCGTGCAATCAAGAAGCAGGGACGTTCACAAAGGAACGAGAACTTCCAACACTTTCGGAATGTCTTTTGATTTTTCTGATTTTCGCCAATATGAAACCGGTGATGATCTTCGATTGATCGATTGGAACGTGTATGCCCGAACGGAAAAATTGTATATAAAACGGTTTTTAGATGAACGGGAAATTTCCGTTGCCGTTTATTTAGATTGTACGACTTCCATGACTTACGATGAAAAAAATGGGCATTTTCAAAACAGTTGGCTGCTCTATTCGGACTTATCAGTCTAAGTAACGATGATCGATTCACTTTCCTCCCCGTTGGAGGACCATTGAATTTCCCCCCTATTTCAAAAAAAGGGGTTTCCTACAGTAAAAAAATTGTTGAACAAATTAACGACTATCCGATACAGGAAGGGAAGTTGGTGAGCTTTACAGAAAACTTAGAAAAAAACTTCCTCCCTCGAAACGATTTATCAATTATCATTACCGATGGTTGGGAATCGATCGATCAGTTTGCTATCCTTTTCAAAAGGGTATCCCCGCGATCAAAGGAAATTCGCTTTCTCCACGTTTTAGGAAAGGAAGAAATCGATCCGCCATACCGAAACGACATCAAATTGATTGATAGTGAAAAAGAGACTGGCAACCAAGTGACGATGTCGAAAAGGATGATCGATTTGTACAAAGGGAAATTGCATGAACATATGAAACGATTGTCCGTCCTATGCCGTCGATATAAAATTGCTTATTTACAAGTCCATACGGGGGAAGATGTCCGAAAATTTTTTTTACAAACATGTAAAAAACACGGTTGGTTGGAATGAGGTGAAAGGATGGGATTTTTATATCCGTTTATGTTCGGACTAACATTATTTGTCTTGCTATTTATTGTATTGTACTTTTTTCGAAAACAATACGAAGAAAAAATAATTCCATCCAATATGTTATGGACTCAATTGCTAAACGAACGAGAAGCGTCCCGATTTTTTCATAAATGGCAAAATCATCTTCTTTTTTGGCTGCAACTGTTCGCACTTATCTTTTTAATGATTGCTTTAACCCGCCCTTTTTTTATTACGGAACGAGAAACGGGGGAAGAATTGATTTTTGTTGTCGATCCATCTGCGACCATGTCGACCCGGGTTGATTCCGTACCAATTTTTGAACGGCATCGGGAAGAAATGCTCGCCATAGTTGATCGCCTTTACGAACAAGTGGTGACGATTATAACTGCGGGCGTCCAACCGGAAATAGTGATCTGGAAAGAGTCGGATCAAAAAAAATTGAAAGAAACGATTGAAAACCTCGCCGTTACGTATGAACATGAAAATATTGAAAACGCCTTACGTTTTGCAAAGGCTTTTTCGAATCAAAAAACCGCCATTCATCTTTTTTCCGACGGTGTGAAACAGGAGGACGTTTCAAAAATAATTAACGATCGGTATGTCTCCGTTCATAATGTAGACAAAGAAGTGATAAATGTATCACTCCAATCTTTTGTTGTTGACCGAGAGGATGACAATATGAAAGGGCTTGTCGTTGTAAAAAACGAAAGCAATTTTGAAAAGGAAGCTTCTTTTACCGTTGAAGGAGAAAGGGGGATCGTTTTCCAAACATCGATTGCCATTCAACCCGATTCAACAATTCTCATTCCCATTGACTCTTTGCCGAATGAAAAATTTTACCGAGGAGTGTTAAAAGTGGAGGATGATTATGTACAAGATAATTTCTCCACGGTGATCCTTCATTCGAATCGACAACCTGTGTATATTCTCGGGGATATTTCTCCATTTTTTGTTCGAGGTTTGGAAAGTATCGGGGTCGATGTGTATCAGATCGACGCTGAAGAAACGATTCCGAAAGGGGAAGGGATCGTAGCAACGGACGATGTTTTCCACGTCACAAACGAACATTCCGCATTTTTTTTCTTCGAACGTTCAACGGAAGGTTTCATACAAAACACCGGTCCAATCGAACAAGTGAATGATCCGTTATTGAATTATGTAGATATGGGGAATGTTTATATTTCTCAAAGTCGGTCCACCTCTCCGTTTAGTGAATTGGA
Coding sequences within:
- a CDS encoding AAA family ATPase, whose translation is MSIQEYESVFLEAKTNLTKLKKEVQRFIVGQEEVIDQLLWTMFSGGHALLEGLPGLGKTMLVRSISECLDLSFRRIQFTPDLMPTDITGTMMLQRDESGKQKFTFHEGPIFHQVILADEINRATPKTQSALLEAMGERTVTIMGETKKMKTPFFVLATQNPIDMEGTYPLPEAQKDRFLSKIHVPYPTKKELKEIVLKTTGKERVVLNEIMDGRDVVRYQQLAKEILISEDLLNIAVQIVSATHPAESSAPELVKRYVQYGSGPRGLQSLIQMAKCRALFSGRFAVSTGDLKHVSFPVLRHRIYMNFEGEAEGITPEMIIENVLETVTENWR
- a CDS encoding DUF58 domain-containing protein, giving the protein MPSDSYEDFRKRKLVVQSRSRDVHKGTRTSNTFGMSFDFSDFRQYETGDDLRLIDWNVYARTEKLYIKRFLDEREISVAVYLDCTTSMTYDEKNGHFQNSWLLYSDLSV
- a CDS encoding vWA domain-containing protein gives rise to the protein MGFLYPFMFGLTLFVLLFIVLYFFRKQYEEKIIPSNMLWTQLLNEREASRFFHKWQNHLLFWLQLFALIFLMIALTRPFFITERETGEELIFVVDPSATMSTRVDSVPIFERHREEMLAIVDRLYEQVVTIITAGVQPEIVIWKESDQKKLKETIENLAVTYEHENIENALRFAKAFSNQKTAIHLFSDGVKQEDVSKIINDRYVSVHNVDKEVINVSLQSFVVDREDDNMKGLVVVKNESNFEKEASFTVEGERGIVFQTSIAIQPDSTILIPIDSLPNEKFYRGVLKVEDDYVQDNFSTVILHSNRQPVYILGDISPFFVRGLESIGVDVYQIDAEETIPKGEGIVATDDVFHVTNEHSAFFFFERSTEGFIQNTGPIEQVNDPLLNYVDMGNVYISQSRSTSPFSELESIVSVDNRPLIQKGKVSGVPTIAFLFPFEQTDWPMHPNFPIFLYNSYEWLAQQSTPIAYFQPGEKKWLAVDQQSFEIFTLEGKRLYSINTEEEAFQAPYEPGLYQAVSDNKIYYFCVLLDDREKTVATEQSFILNDTLLDGTMEGGKTTNIELLSLMFAFIAFLLLIVEWEVYRKWLK